From Deltaproteobacteria bacterium, one genomic window encodes:
- a CDS encoding Fic family protein, with the protein MATVQVPWVPILQREARTRITHSSTAIEGNPLTLGEVQALEEGRPVPEAGERARREILNQLAGLRFVEKNQKKKIITPRDLFRLHKITASDVMDQGKAGQYRVFGVRVGSYIPPGAKEVPKLMQDYLKWWNKEAAEWPPVISSAILHYRFEEIHPFGDGNGRMGRALALWELYRRGFDTNHIFSVDEVYWENRPRYYAQLDAVRKANGDLTGWLEYSAEALYLTLERVLERVKRLTAKEIANKIVLSLKQERLLHLLQDKGGLAPSEIWRILKVTKQGAAKILKPLLDSGLIQRIGTRKSGRYVVSVVPFSF; encoded by the coding sequence ATGGCCACCGTCCAGGTTCCTTGGGTCCCAATTCTCCAAAGAGAAGCCCGCACACGGATAACCCACAGTTCTACAGCCATCGAAGGAAATCCTTTGACGTTGGGTGAGGTGCAAGCCCTCGAAGAGGGGCGACCGGTTCCGGAGGCGGGAGAAAGAGCCCGGAGAGAGATCTTGAATCAATTGGCGGGGCTTCGATTCGTCGAAAAAAATCAGAAGAAAAAAATAATCACTCCTCGTGATCTTTTTCGTCTCCACAAAATTACCGCATCCGATGTCATGGATCAAGGTAAGGCTGGGCAATATCGTGTCTTCGGCGTCCGTGTTGGTTCCTACATTCCACCTGGGGCCAAAGAGGTTCCCAAACTCATGCAAGATTACCTCAAATGGTGGAACAAAGAGGCAGCAGAATGGCCCCCTGTAATCTCATCGGCCATCCTTCACTACCGCTTCGAGGAGATTCATCCTTTCGGAGACGGAAACGGACGTATGGGTCGTGCACTCGCCCTCTGGGAGCTTTATCGACGTGGATTTGACACAAATCATATTTTTTCTGTGGATGAGGTTTATTGGGAAAATCGGCCCCGTTATTATGCTCAGCTGGATGCCGTCCGAAAGGCTAACGGTGATTTGACCGGCTGGCTTGAATATTCCGCAGAGGCGCTCTATCTGACCTTGGAACGAGTCCTGGAACGTGTAAAACGCCTTACAGCAAAAGAGATAGCTAATAAAATAGTCCTCTCCCTCAAACAGGAACGACTCCTGCATCTCTTGCAAGATAAAGGGGGATTAGCCCCCAGCGAAATCTGGAGAATCCTCAAGGTCACCAAACAGGGGGCCGCAAAGATCTTAAAACCGTTGCTTGATTCAGGCCTTATTCAACGTATCGGCACCCGGAAGTCAGGAAGATACGTTGTGTCGGTTGTTCCCTTCTCGTTTTGA
- a CDS encoding amino acid permease — MSKNLSRDEQIRKDAADLHRWGYVQQLFRDMGGFSNFAISFSIISVITGAATLYGHGITWGGPMVYGWGWPIVTFFTLFVVASMAEIASAYPTAGAMYHWASVLGGPGWGWFTAWFNFIGQVAVLAGVDYGIALFLAPLLGLPETQTSLLSLYAIVLVSHGLFNHYGIRIVAWLNDFSVVYHILGTLLLIGALLWFAPLKPVSFAFKTVWTASPHPFWWAFLVGLLQPQWTLTGYDASAHTTEETVDPKRNAPWGMFLAVLISGVIGFLMNLVTTLAIQDLSLTTSSANPYLYIFETALGELFGRIILWMVLGAMWFCGLSALTSSARMLFAFSRDRGLPGWRFLSQISVAHKTPAQATWVLVVLAFLIAIYSKSYSAIVSISVIGLYISYILPVILGFKARLRGKWRDRGPWHLGRWSLVINGVAIAWVGFISVLFVVPPNELAGYTFAGLLLLLTLYYFVWTRKHFKGPKQSS; from the coding sequence ATGTCAAAAAATCTCTCGCGTGACGAACAGATCAGAAAGGATGCCGCGGATCTTCACCGATGGGGATATGTCCAGCAACTGTTCCGCGACATGGGCGGCTTTTCAAATTTCGCGATCTCCTTCTCTATTATTTCAGTCATCACGGGCGCAGCGACCCTCTACGGTCATGGAATCACATGGGGCGGACCAATGGTGTACGGATGGGGCTGGCCGATCGTCACCTTTTTTACGCTCTTTGTGGTCGCCAGTATGGCCGAGATCGCCTCGGCCTATCCGACCGCCGGGGCAATGTACCACTGGGCCTCCGTCCTGGGTGGCCCCGGCTGGGGCTGGTTCACGGCCTGGTTTAATTTCATCGGTCAGGTCGCTGTCCTTGCAGGGGTCGATTATGGGATTGCCCTGTTTCTGGCCCCGTTATTGGGACTCCCGGAGACGCAAACGTCTCTCTTGAGCCTGTACGCTATTGTATTGGTGAGCCATGGACTTTTTAATCACTACGGGATCCGAATCGTTGCCTGGCTCAACGACTTTAGTGTCGTCTATCATATTTTAGGAACGCTGCTCTTGATCGGTGCCCTTCTCTGGTTCGCCCCACTAAAACCGGTCTCATTCGCCTTTAAAACAGTCTGGACAGCCTCCCCTCATCCCTTTTGGTGGGCCTTTTTGGTGGGGCTCCTGCAACCACAGTGGACACTCACGGGTTATGATGCCTCAGCCCACACGACCGAGGAGACGGTTGATCCCAAGCGGAATGCACCCTGGGGGATGTTTCTCGCCGTTTTAATATCGGGGGTGATCGGCTTCCTCATGAATCTCGTAACAACATTGGCGATTCAGGACCTAAGCCTCACTACCTCATCCGCCAACCCCTACCTTTATATATTCGAAACGGCATTGGGAGAGCTGTTTGGAAGGATCATCCTCTGGATGGTCCTTGGGGCGATGTGGTTTTGTGGCTTATCTGCATTGACCTCGAGTGCCCGGATGCTCTTTGCCTTCTCACGGGACAGGGGGTTACCCGGTTGGCGGTTTTTGAGCCAGATCAGTGTGGCACACAAGACCCCGGCCCAGGCAACTTGGGTGCTCGTCGTGCTGGCTTTTCTAATCGCCATTTATTCCAAGAGCTACAGCGCTATTGTCTCGATCAGCGTCATCGGTCTTTATATCTCCTACATCCTCCCCGTCATCCTGGGGTTCAAGGCCCGTCTGCGCGGAAAGTGGCGCGATCGCGGCCCCTGGCATCTTGGCCGGTGGAGTCTTGTCATTAATGGAGTGGCAATCGCCTGGGTCGGTTTTATCTCTGTGCTGTTTGTTGTCCCACCAAACGAGCTGGCCGGCTATACGTTCGCGGGTCTCCTTCTGCTGTTAACCCTCTATTACTTCGTCTGGACAAGGAAACATTTTAAAGGGCCGAAACAGTCCTCATGA
- a CDS encoding DASS family sodium-coupled anion symporter, with the protein MSQELLSPAEERFERIRKTTGFFLGPLLFLTLLLIPIPALAPAAHQLLAVQGWVVIFWVTEAIPLPATALLGALLAVFLGVAPPKEVLAPFADPIVFLFLGSFILAEAIMIHGLHKRFALAILSKRFASRGPSRVLLACGLITAVISMWISNSATTAMMLPVALGVLDAMSEVKSPGRRFASGIMLMIAYGASVGGIGTPVGSPPNLIGIGFIQSLAGVKITFFEWMLLTIPLLVVMYGVLFLILKILHPSQETDFKNLPDLARAAQSQHGGWNRGERNAFIAFCVAVLFWILPSLLALIYGKEHAFVHLVSSRLDESVVAVFAALLLFILPINWRERQFTIGWSQAVRIDWGTLILFGGGLTLGKLMFSTGLAEFIGSQLTEVTGVKSLWEVTGVAIALSILVSEATSNTASASMIIPVMIALAKSAGISPVPPALGACLGASFGFMLPVSTPPNAIVYGSGRVPITAMIRVGVIFDIVGFFIIWGGLWVLCPIFGWS; encoded by the coding sequence ATGTCTCAAGAGCTCTTGTCTCCAGCGGAGGAGAGGTTTGAACGGATCAGAAAGACCACGGGATTCTTTTTAGGCCCTTTGCTTTTTCTCACCCTCCTTCTTATCCCGATTCCTGCCTTGGCTCCCGCGGCGCACCAACTCTTGGCGGTTCAAGGCTGGGTTGTGATTTTCTGGGTCACCGAGGCGATTCCTCTTCCCGCGACTGCCCTCCTCGGTGCCTTGCTGGCCGTCTTTCTTGGAGTCGCCCCTCCCAAGGAGGTCCTTGCCCCGTTTGCCGATCCGATCGTCTTTCTCTTCCTCGGGAGTTTTATCCTGGCGGAGGCGATCATGATCCATGGTCTGCACAAGCGGTTTGCCTTGGCGATTCTCTCAAAGAGGTTTGCGAGTCGCGGCCCTTCTCGTGTCCTGCTTGCTTGTGGATTGATCACCGCCGTGATCTCGATGTGGATCAGCAATAGTGCGACCACAGCGATGATGCTTCCCGTTGCCCTGGGGGTTCTCGATGCAATGTCAGAGGTCAAGTCACCCGGGCGCCGTTTTGCGTCGGGAATCATGCTCATGATTGCCTATGGGGCGTCCGTCGGTGGCATTGGCACGCCGGTTGGTTCTCCACCCAACCTGATCGGGATCGGCTTTATCCAGAGCCTTGCCGGGGTGAAGATCACCTTTTTTGAGTGGATGCTTCTCACGATTCCACTGCTCGTCGTGATGTATGGCGTTCTTTTCTTGATCCTCAAGATCCTCCATCCGTCGCAAGAGACCGACTTCAAAAATCTTCCGGACCTCGCCCGGGCGGCACAGAGTCAGCATGGTGGTTGGAACAGGGGCGAGAGGAACGCGTTTATCGCCTTCTGCGTTGCGGTTCTCTTCTGGATCCTTCCGAGTCTATTGGCGCTGATTTATGGAAAAGAGCATGCCTTTGTTCACTTGGTCTCGAGTCGACTGGACGAGTCGGTCGTAGCGGTCTTTGCCGCCCTTCTCCTCTTTATTCTGCCGATCAATTGGAGGGAGAGGCAGTTCACCATCGGATGGAGTCAGGCGGTCAGGATTGATTGGGGAACATTGATCCTCTTTGGAGGGGGACTCACCCTTGGAAAGTTGATGTTCTCCACGGGGCTGGCCGAGTTTATCGGCAGCCAGTTGACCGAGGTCACAGGGGTCAAGAGTTTGTGGGAGGTGACCGGTGTTGCGATTGCACTCTCCATCTTGGTCAGTGAAGCGACTTCCAACACGGCCTCGGCCAGTATGATCATTCCTGTCATGATCGCGTTGGCGAAGTCAGCAGGTATCTCTCCCGTGCCGCCGGCCTTAGGGGCCTGCCTGGGGGCCAGTTTCGGCTTCATGCTCCCGGTCTCAACTCCTCCGAATGCCATTGTTTATGGGAGTGGTCGGGTTCCGATTACCGCGATGATTCGAGTCGGTGTTATCTTCGACATTGTAGGATTTTTTATCATCTGGGGGGGGTTGTGGGTGCTCTGTCCTATTTTTGGCTGGTCCTAG
- a CDS encoding thioesterase family protein: protein MNNGRYLTFMDLGRIDIILRSGLVRMVLKKKWRPLVGMQTIRYKKSLRLFQKFQLKTKILCWDEKWFYFEQRFERNGELIAIGHIKGLLRGPKGNVPTTEIIASLKEPVKSPPMPDFISKWQSVYYANTNEP, encoded by the coding sequence ATGAATAACGGTCGCTATCTTACTTTTATGGATCTTGGGCGGATTGATATCATCTTAAGATCTGGATTGGTCAGGATGGTACTTAAAAAGAAATGGCGGCCTCTTGTGGGGATGCAAACTATTCGTTATAAAAAATCACTCAGGCTTTTTCAGAAGTTTCAGCTTAAAACAAAAATCCTCTGTTGGGATGAAAAGTGGTTTTATTTTGAACAGCGCTTTGAAAGGAATGGGGAGTTGATTGCTATCGGTCATATTAAGGGGCTGCTCCGTGGACCGAAAGGGAATGTGCCAACAACCGAAATAATCGCCAGCCTCAAAGAGCCAGTAAAGTCCCCTCCAATGCCTGATTTCATTTCAAAATGGCAGAGCGTCTATTACGCGAACACGAACGAGCCTTAG
- a CDS encoding ATP-binding protein: MKEAALNYVQGQIAQAPHRLKGHITDPTGKIYPQRHIYKKLERHLDDFLAGKTEQRWIIVPGLRGVGKTTVLSQLFLKLQSRFDALRTLYVSLDEATGLVNSNLLEILEAYESILGESFERTKKPIFLFIDEVQYDPKWGLALKSLYDRTKQVFIFCTGSSAVSLQTNPDVYRRVVVEKLYPLSFPEFQMLHQGIFPAKGLKSQIKQAVYFASDSREVYQNLSQLEKEILQYWSRVDKLDIQHYLMLGTLPFALQFSNPTQVYETISGLLDKIIQKDIENLKSFDPQTLQAIKRLLFLLADAGDVLSLSKLPSVVGIESSITVQRVLSVLEQAELLIRVLPYGSHKSKLTKPSKYLFMSPAIRMALLGIVGKEATFHTRMGRLLEDAAAMHFSREFIGSGAGAVSYDGVQGGADFILQIANKKQIAIEIGIGEKERSQANETMQRIQCDYGVVIGDGKLTHFPEDKIVYLPLSYFLLM; the protein is encoded by the coding sequence GTGAAAGAGGCCGCTCTCAATTATGTTCAAGGTCAAATCGCACAGGCGCCCCATCGCTTAAAGGGCCATATTACTGATCCTACTGGGAAAATCTACCCGCAACGGCATATTTACAAAAAACTGGAGAGGCATCTGGATGACTTTCTTGCTGGCAAGACAGAGCAACGCTGGATCATTGTGCCCGGCCTTCGCGGGGTCGGCAAGACAACCGTATTGTCTCAACTCTTTTTGAAACTACAGTCTCGTTTTGATGCCCTACGCACCTTGTATGTCTCCCTCGATGAAGCAACAGGCCTAGTTAATTCCAATCTTCTGGAAATCCTCGAAGCCTACGAAAGCATATTGGGCGAGAGCTTTGAGCGAACCAAGAAACCGATTTTCCTTTTTATTGATGAGGTCCAGTACGACCCGAAGTGGGGACTTGCCCTGAAATCGCTTTATGACCGGACCAAACAGGTATTTATTTTCTGCACCGGATCGTCTGCAGTATCCCTGCAAACAAACCCGGATGTCTATCGGCGGGTTGTTGTAGAAAAATTATACCCTTTAAGTTTTCCCGAATTTCAGATGCTTCATCAGGGAATTTTTCCCGCCAAGGGACTCAAAAGTCAGATCAAACAAGCGGTCTATTTTGCATCCGATTCGCGTGAGGTTTATCAAAACCTGTCGCAACTGGAAAAAGAGATTCTGCAATACTGGAGTCGCGTCGATAAGCTCGACATCCAGCATTATCTCATGCTGGGAACGCTCCCGTTTGCCCTTCAATTCTCAAATCCAACTCAAGTTTATGAAACCATCAGTGGTCTGCTCGATAAGATTATTCAAAAGGATATTGAAAATCTGAAATCTTTTGATCCCCAGACACTGCAAGCGATCAAGCGGTTGCTTTTCCTGCTTGCGGATGCCGGGGATGTTTTAAGTCTGTCAAAATTGCCGAGCGTGGTTGGAATCGAAAGTAGCATCACCGTACAGAGGGTGCTTTCTGTATTGGAACAGGCGGAGTTATTGATCCGGGTTTTGCCGTATGGTTCACACAAAAGTAAACTGACCAAACCTTCCAAGTATCTTTTTATGTCCCCGGCCATTCGGATGGCCCTTTTGGGGATTGTCGGAAAAGAAGCCACCTTCCATACACGCATGGGAAGGCTTTTAGAAGATGCCGCCGCGATGCATTTCAGTCGGGAATTTATTGGATCCGGGGCCGGAGCAGTCTCTTATGACGGAGTCCAGGGAGGAGCCGACTTCATTCTGCAAATTGCCAACAAGAAACAAATCGCTATCGAAATCGGTATAGGAGAAAAAGAGCGTTCGCAAGCCAACGAGACCATGCAGAGGATTCAATGTGACTATGGCGTTGTTATCGGTGACGGAAAACTAACCCACTTCCCAGAAGATAAAATTGTTTACCTGCCGCTGAGTTATTTTTTGTTGATGTGA
- a CDS encoding GIY-YIG nuclease family protein, whose product MTSRNTKYFVYILESSDGRYYTGYTTDLDRRFKEHQAGVGGKFTRSFGADKILHHEFYATQSEALKREAQLKGWTRAKKEALIRGMTEELRHKAIFRQSQRLLRQKSWPRIKKLNPS is encoded by the coding sequence ATGACGAGTCGAAACACAAAATATTTCGTCTACATTCTCGAATCTTCCGACGGAAGATATTACACCGGTTACACAACCGATCTTGACCGCAGGTTCAAAGAACATCAAGCTGGAGTGGGTGGAAAATTTACTCGATCATTCGGTGCGGATAAAATTCTTCATCATGAATTCTATGCAACCCAATCCGAAGCGCTAAAACGAGAGGCACAGCTTAAAGGATGGACGCGGGCTAAAAAAGAGGCTCTCATCCGTGGTATGACAGAGGAACTCAGACACAAAGCAATTTTCAGACAGTCTCAAAGATTATTGAGACAAAAATCTTGGCCCCGCATCAAGAAGTTGAATCCATCTTAA
- a CDS encoding S8 family serine peptidase, with the protein MKFALTYNKLKTIITVLGLVIASYQQGLAEVSIVAQNRASPKQIIVKFRSELSRPIEDLLPENLRFDRPSQNESLIDLFDQHALRSVLDQHDFKAMRPLFEDLVRRKKQSGKSESQIFKEIKSKFAERTKRVIEKSQIPENISGTYALEFDDSIPTDRIHEIIAALEQNPQVAYAEQDGWIWAAMTPNDPMWSSSLADLNEYDLFHFRTTGKLGLVRENFEQAWDVTTGTGVVVAVTDTGLDCDHPDMAANCWTNDKEIPGNGIDDDGNGYIDDTWGWDFINNSNDPTDDNSHGTHVAGTIAAVGNNFLDVIGGAFGSKIMPVKVLNLSGIGQWSEVASGTNYACNNGADVINASLGGYGFTQAIADAVAACRSLGVTYVAAAMNDNVDCAASYPCSYSGVQCVASLDATDEKSSYSNFGNCIDVAAYGRDIVSLQAGGIPDYTNTVRWMSGTSMATPQVAALAALIISKNPSFSNDQVAQIIRTTADDIHDAGFDITSGYGRINAWQAVQVNSALEAIITAPLVANQLLARTDVTGKACGANFSSYVLDIGAGQNPISWTTLSSSSLQVCGAGTGGNLGSINVSSLVEGTAYTLRLTVTDTSGNQYVDRVGDLKFAILPTVTIISPLEGHTYGGATVLVSGTASDNIAVDRVEVQLDNDPYILVSGTDNWSYELTIPRDNYQVHIVRAKATDNFGNQQISIVTIIVDTRLPVISNVLADQIEATSARITWTTNKNADSQVEYGLTTAYGNTTTVAPALVTSHSQSITGPTVLVQLITPLPRRIRQTSPLLPFP; encoded by the coding sequence ATGAAATTTGCGTTAACGTATAATAAACTTAAAACGATAATTACAGTTTTGGGGCTGGTTATTGCGAGTTACCAGCAAGGTTTGGCCGAAGTCTCCATTGTTGCCCAAAATAGAGCTTCTCCCAAACAAATCATTGTTAAATTTAGATCCGAGCTTTCCCGACCAATTGAGGATTTGCTGCCAGAGAATCTGAGATTTGACAGACCTAGTCAAAATGAGAGCTTGATAGATCTTTTCGATCAACACGCCTTAAGGAGTGTCTTAGATCAGCATGACTTCAAAGCAATGCGTCCCTTATTTGAAGATTTGGTGCGCAGAAAAAAACAAAGCGGCAAATCTGAATCTCAAATTTTCAAGGAGATTAAGAGCAAATTTGCAGAACGCACAAAACGCGTCATTGAAAAATCCCAGATACCGGAAAACATTTCAGGAACTTATGCTCTTGAGTTCGACGACTCCATACCCACTGACAGGATCCATGAAATAATTGCTGCCCTCGAGCAAAACCCTCAAGTCGCTTATGCCGAGCAAGACGGCTGGATTTGGGCGGCGATGACTCCTAACGACCCCATGTGGTCCTCTTCCCTTGCAGATCTTAACGAATATGATCTCTTCCATTTTAGAACTACCGGAAAACTCGGTCTGGTTCGCGAGAACTTCGAGCAAGCTTGGGATGTCACAACGGGTACGGGGGTGGTGGTTGCTGTCACCGACACGGGCCTTGATTGCGATCATCCGGATATGGCTGCTAACTGTTGGACAAACGATAAGGAAATTCCTGGAAATGGAATCGATGACGATGGCAATGGCTATATTGACGATACTTGGGGTTGGGATTTTATTAACAATAGTAATGATCCGACAGATGACAATAGCCACGGTACTCATGTGGCTGGCACCATCGCGGCCGTCGGTAACAATTTCTTAGATGTTATTGGCGGTGCCTTTGGTAGCAAGATAATGCCAGTGAAGGTGTTAAATCTTAGCGGCATTGGCCAATGGTCCGAGGTAGCCAGTGGGACAAACTACGCTTGTAATAATGGTGCGGATGTCATTAATGCCAGTTTGGGAGGCTATGGATTTACCCAAGCCATAGCGGATGCTGTTGCCGCTTGCCGCAGCCTTGGCGTTACCTATGTTGCTGCCGCTATGAATGATAACGTGGACTGTGCGGCATCGTATCCCTGCAGTTATAGCGGCGTTCAATGTGTTGCTTCTTTGGATGCTACAGATGAAAAATCAAGCTATTCTAATTTTGGCAATTGTATTGATGTGGCGGCTTACGGCCGGGATATAGTTTCCCTTCAGGCAGGTGGCATACCGGACTATACCAACACCGTAAGATGGATGAGCGGTACCAGTATGGCCACACCTCAGGTGGCAGCCCTGGCCGCTTTGATTATTTCAAAAAACCCGAGCTTTAGTAATGATCAGGTAGCTCAGATCATACGAACAACTGCAGATGATATTCACGACGCGGGCTTTGATATCACTAGTGGTTATGGGCGAATCAACGCCTGGCAGGCTGTCCAAGTCAACAGTGCTTTAGAAGCCATTATTACAGCTCCTCTGGTAGCTAACCAGTTACTAGCGAGAACCGATGTAACAGGTAAGGCGTGCGGAGCAAATTTTTCCAGCTACGTATTAGATATTGGTGCTGGCCAGAATCCCATCTCTTGGACAACTCTTTCCAGTTCCTCCTTACAAGTTTGCGGTGCTGGCACGGGAGGAAATCTGGGTTCTATAAATGTATCAAGCTTAGTTGAAGGTACTGCTTACACCCTGCGTCTTACTGTTACCGACACATCGGGCAACCAGTATGTTGATCGCGTGGGTGACCTGAAGTTTGCCATATTGCCCACTGTAACTATCATCTCTCCTCTGGAGGGTCACACGTATGGCGGTGCAACCGTTTTAGTGTCTGGCACGGCTTCGGACAACATAGCCGTGGACAGAGTGGAGGTTCAATTAGATAACGATCCCTACATCCTGGTCTCTGGCACAGACAATTGGTCTTACGAGCTAACCATTCCCCGAGATAATTACCAGGTACACATTGTTCGAGCTAAAGCCACGGATAATTTTGGTAACCAACAAATATCAATTGTTACCATTATTGTGGATACACGACTTCCCGTTATCTCAAACGTTTTAGCAGATCAAATTGAGGCAACTTCTGCTCGAATCACTTGGACAACAAATAAAAATGCAGATTCTCAAGTAGAGTATGGTTTAACCACAGCCTACGGCAATACCACCACTGTAGCGCCTGCTTTAGTTACGAGTCATTCCCAGAGCATCACGGGTCCAACCGTTCTTGTTCAACTAATAACACCTTTACCACGGCGAATCCGCCAGACATCACCGCTCCTACCATTTCCATGA
- a CDS encoding Ig-like domain-containing protein, which yields MSSPLEGATVTGSAVTVSASASDNVGVVGVQFRLDGVNLDTEDTSAPYSIIWNSTLTAGGAHTLSALARDAAGNQATATSVNVTVDNTACVS from the coding sequence ATGAGCTCACCTCTGGAGGGTGCCACGGTTACCGGTTCCGCTGTAACGGTTTCAGCTTCTGCGTCGGATAATGTTGGAGTCGTTGGCGTTCAGTTTAGACTCGACGGAGTAAATTTAGACACAGAGGATACCTCTGCTCCTTATAGCATCATTTGGAATAGCACCTTAACAGCAGGTGGAGCCCATACCCTTAGCGCTTTAGCCAGAGACGCGGCGGGCAATCAAGCGACCGCGACGAGTGTTAATGTAACGGTGGATAACACCGCTTGCGTCAGTTAA
- a CDS encoding fibronectin type III domain-containing protein, whose product MAGETYRVSAWLRRSEIGGSSSSSGARVTVRWYNSSDSQLSEDTVCSNLQGTADWTECTRSFVTPLETAKARVFLRLYNSTGTVHFDDVSLQFTAPDTIGPSISGISVSGITDTQATIAWTTNEDANSQVEYGPSIAYGLSTALDSALVTGHSQNLTGLSASTLYHYQVCSADAAGNRTCSEDQTLNTLAPPTVGTNLVSNTGFESGTSGWSFCSSSYCSIDSAIYRSGTYAAKITRTSRGISEIYTNPRISGVTAGQNYRITAWLRLEAVVDSSSSSGARVVVRWYDSLSSQIGGDVTVCSGIQGTVDWTECSNLFIAPASATQMRVFLRLYNATGSVWFDDVSANQVTY is encoded by the coding sequence TTGGCTGGTGAAACCTATCGTGTTTCTGCGTGGCTGCGCCGAAGTGAGATTGGAGGCTCTTCTTCTTCCTCGGGCGCCAGGGTGACCGTGCGCTGGTATAACAGCTCTGATTCTCAACTGAGCGAAGACACAGTTTGTAGTAACTTGCAGGGAACTGCCGATTGGACAGAGTGTACGCGATCTTTTGTTACCCCACTTGAAACAGCCAAGGCTCGTGTTTTTTTAAGATTGTACAATTCTACGGGCACCGTGCATTTTGACGACGTTTCTCTACAATTTACCGCTCCAGATACCATTGGTCCTTCTATCTCGGGTATTTCTGTTTCCGGGATTACCGACACCCAAGCTACGATTGCCTGGACGACCAACGAAGATGCAAATTCTCAAGTGGAGTACGGCCCCTCGATCGCTTATGGCTTGAGCACGGCTTTAGATAGCGCGTTGGTGACTGGTCACAGCCAGAATCTGACAGGACTTAGCGCGTCTACCTTGTACCACTATCAGGTTTGCTCCGCTGACGCGGCTGGCAACCGAACCTGTTCTGAAGATCAAACACTGAATACTCTGGCCCCGCCCACGGTTGGTACCAACCTTGTTTCTAATACAGGTTTTGAATCTGGAACCTCGGGGTGGAGTTTTTGTAGCAGCTCGTATTGTTCAATAGACAGTGCTATCTATAGATCGGGAACGTATGCCGCTAAAATTACCCGAACTTCCCGTGGCATCTCGGAAATTTATACTAATCCAAGAATTTCCGGTGTTACCGCCGGGCAGAATTACCGTATTACCGCCTGGTTGCGCCTAGAAGCTGTTGTTGATAGTTCTTCCTCTTCCGGTGCGCGTGTTGTCGTTCGATGGTACGACAGTTTGAGTTCTCAAATTGGGGGAGATGTTACCGTTTGTAGTGGTATTCAGGGAACCGTAGATTGGACCGAGTGCTCTAACCTCTTCATTGCCCCCGCCTCCGCTACGCAAATGAGGGTATTTCTGCGTCTCTATAATGCCACAGGGAGCGTGTGGTTCGATGATGTTTCGGCCAACCAGGTCACCTACTAA
- a CDS encoding prohibitin family protein codes for MSDESFNPRDLLDRLFPRKKGLLFYVGLLFLVWLSSKCFTIIPAGNVGIKDFFGKIYSETIPAGFHIVNPLLRIHKMSIRTQQIEEAANVPSKEGLSVTLDASLLFSLNPEKAAEVYRTIGPDYTRVVVVPQARSVVRGVTASYEAKALYTSERSLMSDEIYKQLAPLMEERGITIEKVLLRNVTLPQILSTAIEKKLEAEQQSEQMKFVLDKEKQEADRKRVEAQGIADFQRIVTSGLTPFFLTWKGIEATAKLADSQNTKVVVIGSGKDGLPIILGGNN; via the coding sequence ATGAGCGACGAGTCATTTAATCCAAGAGATCTTCTGGACCGCCTCTTCCCAAGAAAGAAAGGATTGCTGTTCTACGTAGGACTCCTGTTTCTGGTCTGGCTCTCGTCAAAATGTTTCACGATTATCCCGGCCGGGAATGTTGGAATCAAGGATTTCTTTGGAAAGATTTATAGTGAAACGATTCCGGCCGGTTTTCACATCGTCAATCCCCTCCTGCGGATCCACAAGATGTCGATCCGGACCCAGCAGATCGAGGAGGCGGCGAATGTCCCCTCCAAAGAGGGGTTGAGCGTCACGCTCGACGCCTCGCTTCTCTTTAGCCTCAATCCGGAAAAGGCGGCCGAGGTCTACCGGACAATTGGCCCCGACTACACACGGGTTGTTGTCGTTCCACAGGCCCGCTCCGTCGTGAGGGGAGTTACAGCCAGCTATGAGGCGAAGGCGCTTTACACCTCCGAACGAAGTCTGATGTCAGACGAAATTTACAAGCAGTTGGCCCCCCTCATGGAAGAACGCGGCATTACAATAGAAAAAGTGTTGCTCCGCAATGTGACTCTGCCCCAGATCCTCTCCACGGCCATTGAGAAAAAATTGGAGGCGGAACAACAATCCGAACAGATGAAGTTCGTCTTGGACAAGGAGAAGCAGGAGGCGGACAGAAAGCGGGTCGAGGCACAGGGAATCGCCGATTTTCAACGAATCGTCACGAGCGGACTGACTCCCTTCTTCCTCACCTGGAAGGGAATCGAGGCAACCGCCAAACTGGCCGACAGTCAGAACACCAAGGTGGTTGTGATCGGAAGCGGGAAGGATGGTCTACCGATCATCCTGGGCGGGAATAACTAA